A stretch of the Streptosporangium sp. NBC_01755 genome encodes the following:
- a CDS encoding RNA-guided endonuclease InsQ/TnpB family protein, protein MRRSYKFLLRPTAGHVIALTACLDDHRALYNAALEHRRTAYAKAGVSVRYGDQSAELKDIRAEDTGGQGRWSFSSQQATLRRLDKAFQAFFRRLKTGGKAGFPRFKGKGWFDTVEWPRDGDGCGWDSQPEHPSATYVRLQGVGHVRVHRHRPVRGTVKTISVKREGSRWYVILSCDDVPAEPLPATGKAVGIDLGVASLVTTSDGDPLDNPRHLAVSADRLARAQRDLARKKRGSTRRRKQVARVAALHAQVRRRRLDGAHKAALTLVGGYDVIAHEDLRVTNMTRRAAPRPDGEGGYLPNGGAAKSGLNRSILDAGWGVFLTILSYKAESAGRELIAVNPAHTSRTCSRCGHCTKENRRTQAEFACTACGHSAHADVNAAINILRAGLALREAARAA, encoded by the coding sequence ATGCGCAGGTCCTACAAGTTCCTGTTGCGCCCCACCGCAGGGCATGTGATCGCGTTGACCGCCTGTTTGGACGACCACCGCGCCCTGTACAACGCCGCGCTGGAGCACCGCCGCACCGCCTACGCCAAGGCGGGGGTGAGTGTGAGGTACGGCGACCAGTCGGCGGAGTTGAAGGACATCCGCGCAGAGGACACCGGTGGGCAGGGCCGGTGGTCGTTCTCCTCTCAGCAGGCCACCCTGCGCCGCCTGGACAAGGCGTTTCAAGCTTTCTTCCGGCGTCTCAAGACGGGCGGGAAGGCGGGCTTCCCCCGCTTCAAGGGCAAGGGATGGTTCGACACCGTCGAGTGGCCCAGGGACGGCGACGGCTGCGGCTGGGACTCCCAGCCCGAACACCCCAGCGCCACCTACGTCCGCCTGCAAGGTGTCGGCCACGTCCGGGTGCACCGGCACCGGCCAGTACGCGGCACAGTGAAGACGATCAGTGTCAAGCGGGAGGGCTCGCGCTGGTATGTGATCCTGTCGTGTGACGACGTGCCCGCCGAGCCGTTGCCCGCGACCGGGAAGGCGGTGGGCATCGACCTGGGGGTGGCGTCGCTGGTCACCACCAGCGACGGCGACCCTTTGGACAACCCGCGGCACCTGGCCGTCTCCGCCGACCGGCTCGCCAGGGCACAGCGGGACCTGGCACGTAAGAAGCGCGGCTCGACGCGACGCCGCAAGCAGGTGGCCCGCGTCGCCGCACTGCACGCCCAGGTGCGCCGCAGGCGTCTGGACGGGGCGCACAAAGCCGCACTGACCTTGGTCGGCGGCTATGACGTGATCGCCCACGAGGACCTGCGTGTCACGAACATGACCAGGCGCGCCGCCCCGAGGCCCGATGGCGAGGGTGGGTATCTGCCCAACGGCGGTGCGGCGAAGTCGGGTCTGAACCGCAGCATCCTGGACGCGGGGTGGGGGGTGTTCCTGACGATCCTGTCGTACAAGGCTGAAAGCGCCGGTCGAGAGCTGATCGCGGTGAATCCCGCCCACACCTCCCGCACCTGCTCGCGGTGCGGGCATTGCACGAAGGAGAACCGCCGTACCCAGGCCGAGTTCGCCTGTACGGCATGCGGGCACAGCGCGCACGCCGATGTGAACGCGGCGATCAATATTCTCAGGGCAGGGCTTGCCCTTCGTGAAGCTGCGCGAGCGGCTTAG
- a CDS encoding cytochrome ubiquinol oxidase subunit I — METLDLARLQFAVTSGAHFLFVALTLGLATLLAITQTRATLTRSEVHLRMTRFWGRLYVINYAMGILTGLVMEFQLGMAWSGLTHFAGNVFGASLAMETLVAFFIESTFLGLWIFGWDRLNRWAHLAVIWVVTLTAYASAYWVLVANGFLQNPVGAEVVDGALRLTDAAAVLTNPEALLAFAHILSGALVTAGFFLAGVSAYHLRRGTAEQEFFRRSLRIGVFTTLPALLANAAFGGVQFPALQPMKRAVFGGREAEIDRLQAEMVTAYGPGDYIPPVAATRVGAIVMLAVFTVLLLVSMLSVLLASFRRMILGSRAWHVLLIAMIPLPFVSMIAGWVFREVGRQPWMVNGLLKTEDALSDLSPGTIWFSLVAFIALSVLLMAVNTWILARSARQGPEAPATGTAPAEPLPVLAF, encoded by the coding sequence ATGGAGACGCTCGATCTCGCCCGCCTGCAGTTCGCCGTGACCTCGGGGGCACACTTCCTGTTCGTGGCCCTCACCCTCGGCCTGGCCACGCTGCTGGCGATCACGCAGACCCGGGCGACGCTGACGCGCTCCGAGGTGCACCTGCGGATGACCCGGTTCTGGGGACGGCTGTATGTGATCAACTACGCGATGGGCATCCTCACCGGGCTGGTGATGGAGTTCCAGCTCGGGATGGCCTGGAGCGGGCTGACGCACTTCGCGGGGAACGTGTTCGGCGCCTCCCTGGCGATGGAGACCCTCGTCGCCTTCTTCATCGAGTCGACGTTCCTGGGCCTGTGGATCTTCGGCTGGGACCGGCTGAACCGCTGGGCGCACCTGGCCGTGATCTGGGTGGTCACGCTCACCGCCTACGCCTCGGCGTACTGGGTCCTCGTCGCCAACGGCTTTCTACAGAACCCGGTCGGCGCCGAGGTCGTGGACGGGGCGCTGCGGCTCACCGACGCGGCGGCGGTGCTCACCAACCCCGAGGCGCTCCTCGCGTTCGCCCACATCCTCTCCGGTGCCCTGGTGACCGCCGGGTTCTTCCTCGCCGGGGTGAGCGCCTACCACCTGCGCCGCGGGACGGCCGAGCAGGAGTTCTTCCGCAGGTCCCTGCGGATCGGCGTGTTCACCACGCTGCCCGCGCTGCTGGCCAACGCCGCGTTCGGCGGCGTGCAGTTCCCTGCCCTCCAGCCGATGAAGAGAGCCGTCTTCGGCGGGCGGGAGGCGGAGATCGATCGGTTGCAGGCCGAGATGGTCACCGCCTACGGTCCGGGGGACTACATCCCGCCCGTCGCGGCGACACGGGTCGGCGCCATCGTCATGCTGGCTGTCTTCACGGTGCTGCTGCTCGTGTCGATGCTGAGCGTCCTGCTCGCCTCGTTCCGCCGGATGATCCTGGGGTCGCGGGCCTGGCACGTGCTGCTGATCGCGATGATCCCGCTGCCGTTCGTCTCCATGATCGCCGGCTGGGTGTTCAGGGAGGTGGGCCGCCAGCCCTGGATGGTGAACGGCCTGCTGAAAACCGAGGACGCGCTGAGCGACCTGTCCCCGGGCACGATCTGGTTCTCGCTGGTCGCCTTCATCGCGCTCTCCGTCCTGCTGATGGCCGTCAACACCTGGATCCTGGCGCGCAGCGCCCGCCAGGGCCCCGAGGCGCCCGCCACCGGCACCGCCCCGGCTGAACCGCTCCCGGTCCTGGCCTTCTGA